AAATGGTTATCCAGGAAGCTATGCGGCTTTATCCACCTGGCTGGTTCTTGGCGCGAGTTGTCCAAGCGGATGATGTTATTGATGGTTATGCGCTCAAAGCAGGGACTACGGTTTTGCTATGCCCATATTTAACCCATCGTCTGCCCGAGTTCTGGGATCGACCAGAAGTTTTCGACCCAGAACGATTTGCTCCAGAACATAGGCAACGACATTCTTACAACTACTTTCCATTTGGTGGTGGACCGCGCTATTGTGTCGGCAAACACCTTGCTCTTTTAGAAATACAATTGATTGTCGCCATGATCGTGCAGAAGTACCGACTAAGGTGTGTCTCTGGACATCTTGTCGAGGCATTTCCTGGAATCACTCTTCGCTTGCGCTATGGTTTACAAATGACTCTGGAACTAGTTTGACGTCAGTCGTATCAAATTTAGGATTTTTAGAGGTAAAGTCATGGCAATGAAAAATAAAGTAGTTACAATAAATATTTCTGAAATCTTTGACTGGCGAGCTGTTGTACAACAGCACAAACCAGGTCAACATTCTGAGCTTCAACGCCAGCGACTAAGCATGTACCAAAGAGTGCTTCCCGAACTGGAAAAGTGGTCTACTATATTTGATCTTAATATTGCGGAGTGGTCTCCCATATACGGGTATGATTTGGCGAAGGGACGCGTGAAGTCTTGTGCTTACTATGGAATTTGCGGTGTAGAGTCAATAGACTATGACCTTTCATTGCTTTTGGCGAAACTCTGTTTTTGGTTATATGCTATGGACATACGCCTTGATGAGAGTCCTTCAATTAGTTATCTTGATGCTCGAGCAATGGAGATTATGAGTCCTTTCAAAGAGCAACTGATTGAGCAAGGCATCTTAAATTTCACATCAGACTTGCTAGCCGTTCCAAACAAGGAGGATAATAGCATAGATCGGAGGATAGCGCAGGCACTGTCCGAGATTTATTTAAGTTTCAAACAACTTTGTCACACACGACTCAGCAGCAGTGTTCAAGAATTCTGCTTATCCAATTTTGTTAAGGAATTTACTGCAGTCGTCAAAGCAATGCACTGGGAGAGGAAGCATAGTCTTCTGTTTCAGCAGTTTGATCGCCTCGGTTCTGGTCAAGATTTACAGATCACTTTAGAAGAATATCTAGAACTGGCACGTATCACAACGTGTTACCGCTTCGTGGCATCACCTGTAGTTGCCTTTGAAACTACCCCGTCATCAACTTGGATTCAGTGCGAAGAAGCAATGAGATATGGTGGAAGAATAGTACGTCTTGCGAACGATCTAGCGACTGCATTGCGAGAAATGGAGGAAGGCAAGATTAACGCAGTCTCAATAGTCCTGCGTGATTTAGGATTCAATCCGTTCGCCACCTATAGCTTGGAGAGTCCCGAAATTCGTGAAGCTTTACGTTTACTTAAAGAGCAAATGGAAGTGGAACTGATTCAGTTCAACCAACAGTTAAAGGCTTTGCCGCTTTCTGGTCCACTTGTCCACAACGTAGTCATAAATGTGGCATTTGCCATAGCTATGTATGAAAAAGGCGATTTTGAAGCTGAAGTTCCTTACTAAGCAAAAAAGCTCTAACACTTTGAATCATCTTCATGACTCTAATACAGTAAATCTGCTTAGAGTGCCTTAGGCAAAGCCTTAACAAACCCAACCCTTTCAATGCGAACAAATGAACTACTAAAGTAAAGGCTGAAACCCGCTCCCAGACACCGTGCAAAAATGAAGTCTCTCAGGTATTGATGCTTTTTTATGTAAGTGCATATCAAAAATGGTCAATATATTGCTTCTCGAATTGGACATTGTTTTGAAGAATATGGCGTAAGTTGGTATGACCAGTGGGACAACAAGTAAAAGATGGCAAAGCTGACAACTATAAGTTGGCAAAAACTAAGCTGTAATGCCCATGCTGACGTTGATATTCTTTGCTAAATGCGCCCGACTGACAACCAGAATTTGTCTACAAGTACCAATGACAACCATAAGTTGTTCACAAGACCTGCTAAAAATTACTGTGGTACACAATAGACACATGACAATCATATGTTGACAATCAGCACTGACAACGATAAGTTGACAATTTTGCCAATTTATCGTTGTTGCCCCAACCAGCCCTACTGCCAATTTCCCACCAAAACGTAAGAAGCCCAGTAATAAGGATGAGGAGGTAAAGCTTTAATTTCTTCAAATGGGGGCTTTGTCTTCAGCGCCTCTATCAAGGACAATTGAGCCATCTTGAGTGCATCTGATTTTTTCTCTCCTGGTTTTTTTAAGTCTTGGTAAAATTTACCCATAACTTCAGCAGTGGAAGCATCTCCCACAGGCCAGAGAGTTGCGATCGTACTACGTGCGCCAGAACGTACAGCGGTTCCAGCCAAACCTAAGACAGCACGTTCATCACCCGTAGCGGTTTCGCAAGCACTCAGCACGAGTAGATCCAAGTTTTCTTCTGCTTCGCTTAATAAAGCACTCAACTCATTAATACTGATACTTTTTCCATCACCTGTAATAATAAAGTTCTTTTCGGGATTAGAACTGAACAACCCATGAGTTGCTAAGTGGACGACAGGAAAATTGAATTTAAGCTGGGTTTGGATAGTTTTTGCGGTAAACTCTTGATTAAGGAGCTTCAATGAAGTTGGAAAAGCTTCTTTGATTTCATTTAATTCTTTAGGCACGTTAGTTAGAGCAGGAAAAATCTCTTCTTGTACCTTAATTTGCTCGCTGACTCCAGCTGCTAGAACCTTAAGCTGTTTCTGTTTTAATAATTTAGAATCTACGAGTTGCAGGCTTGGAACCAGCGCAACGCTATATTTCTCAATCAGATATTTTTGACCATCGTAAAGTGCAGCCATTGGCACTCTCTGCAATTGACCATTAAGTACAAAGACTAAAGTTTTAATTTTGTTGGCATTTAACTCTGTCTCAAAAGGTTGAATTAACCAGCTATAAAGCTGTTCAAAAATCGGTAAAACTCTCTGGGTATTTTCTTTTAGCTCCTGTGGATCTGGATTAGCAGTGGACAGGATATTGCGAGCGGAAGTATTCACAGTTACGTTGTCTAAGTTATCATACAGCCGATCTAGAACGTCATTCACTTGCTCCTCATTAACAGGAATTGCTACTTTCTGCAAGGGTTTTTCTGGTAAAGATAAGATAACTTCTAAGCGGTTTTTGAAAACAATCGGATAGATTACGGCTGCTTGGGGATCGAGATCGTCAATCTGCAACGCAATATTCGTTTCCTCAGAACAGGGGTCTTGAAAAAAATTGTCTAATTCTGCTAATTGTAGAGACTCTATGACCCTTCGGGCAAGCTCTAAGCGGCTTTTGGGCTTGTTCGCCTCAACTTTTTCCTGTGTCACGCTAGGGTTTGACACGACTATGGTACTTAGCTCGTTTGGACTCAGTTCTGATTTCAAAAGCAAATCCGCTAGTTCTAGATACACAGGTTTCACCTCTTGGAGAAAGTCAAACTGGATATCGCGATTGTTTGCGTTTAAATCGTTACGGAGAGACTGGAGAGTGTTGAAAGCACCTGTGTAAGCAGCAATTGCTCCTTTTGTATCTCCCTGTTCTCTCAGTAAACTCCCTAGTTGAGATTGCCAAAGATAAGTAATTTCACGTGTATCTCCTGTGACATTTTGTCCTGGCACTAAAATCAGAGCTTGTCGAGTCATTTGAAGTGCCCGACTTAGCTGCCCCTGTTGTTGGTATAATTTACCGAGATAACCCAGAGCATAGGTTTCCGATCGTCTGTCTTGTAAGCTTAGAGCCTTTTGCAGCGCCGAGTTCAAAATAGGTTCAACTTTGTCTGTCTGTTTGTTTTGCATTAAACCTTGAGCAAAGTTTATCTGGGCGTAAATTGCTGTACGATTTAGAGGCAGAGTAGCAAGAGTGGATTCAATCTGACTTTGCACAGCTTGTACATCTCGATCCAACTTCACCTTTAACTGAGTTAAAAAATCCCTCGCCCGTTCCACCAACTGAGGTTCACCAAACTTAGACCAAGAAGCGATACGCCGATTTGTTTGCTCTTCCCACCATTTTTCGATCTCTAGTAATAGCTTGAAGTGATTGAGTTGTGCCTGAATTTTAGAAATTGGTAAAGCTGATGTCACCGTTGCTGCTTGAACATAGTTCTTTAATGCTTCTTGGTAAGGTGCTAAAGCAGCTTCCTGAGATTTGCGGTCTATAATTTCAGTGACCACTTCATAGTCCCATCGGTCTCGTATTTGCTTTCCTAAAGCGCGTTCCGTGTTACCTAAACTCAACAAAACAGCACTAGCTTCAGGTGATTCCTTCATGACTGACAAACTCAGCTGCAAAACTTTTTTGGACTGTTTCAACAATCCCTGTCTTCGCAAGACTTCACCAAGGCTACGCAAACCAACAGCTTGGGTTTGGGAAATAGAATTTTGCTGTTGAGAGAGATTTGTCAAGAAGCTCTCTATTTGTTCTTGGCTACAGCTTGGGTTTTTAACAGCAAAAGCTTCGAGTAAAGTCTTGCAAGCTTTGGGATATAATCCTAAATCTTGAAGAGCTTGGGATCTGTTGATTAAGCTCTTACTTATCCCCTCGCGATCGCCCATTTGCTTATAAGCCCCAGCTGCTTCTTCCCACAACTTCGCAGCTTCATCGAATTGTCCAGCATTATAGCGTTGTTGACCTTCCCGTGCCAGTTGTAGCGCACGATTAGAAGAATTCTCAATTTTGACTTCTGGAATATAACTCTTTGCTTTTGCACGACTGATATTCATCCAAGCGGAAATACTTAAGGTGAGCACCAGTCCAAACAAGATTAAAAGGATGAAAACAACTATACGACGATACTTTTTAACAATCATAATCAGTTCCACCTTTAAAATGATTCTTTTTATTTCCTACTCCCCAATCCAAAATCCAAAATCTAAAATCCAAAATCGATTAATCCAAAATCTAAAATCCAAAATCGATTAATCCAAAATCCAAAATCTAAAATCCAAAATCGATTAATCCAAAATCCAAAATCCAAAATCAAAAATCAAAACGGTCTATACTCCAGTCGAAAATACACACCATTTTCTTGCAATGTCCTATCTTTTGAATTAATATCTATCAAAGGAATACCCCAATCCACGCGAGCGGCGAAATTGTCCCCCATCTCCCAAAGTAAACCAAACCCTACACCCAACAGGGTATTAGGATCTGGAGTTCCTCCATTTGTGTTCCAGCCAGTGCCAAAATCGATGAATGGTGTCAGCTGTAAAGTTCCTTCCACCTCCGGTACTCGCAAAATGGGCAGTCGTGCTTCTACAGAACCAAAAATACCATTGTCAGTCAGCAGAGCATCCTGACGATAGCCCCTCACAGTTGCTTGTCCTCCCAAACTAAATTGCTCTCGGGAAAGTAGAGAATCACCTGCTAGTTGAACGTTGAAACGAACCAACAGATTAGAACTCACTCCAGGCTTACCGTTTGCCTCTCCTAAACGGCGCAAATACAGCATTTGCCCTCGCCAAAGGAAAAATTGGCTATCTGGTTCGTTGGTGTTAACAGTAGCATCAAAGGCACCGATACCAACACTAAATTCAGAACGAGCAGCTAAAACATCTCGACGGCTGCGTTGGAGCCATTCTTGAGCGAAGTTCAGCTCTGAAATACGGGTTTTTCCTTCGTCATCCGCTCCTGGGAACAAAGGAATGTCAACTCCTGAAATAGATGAACTACTTTCTCGCCTAGCTGCTGAAAAACTGAGAGCAAATTCTTGGCTGCGTTGTGGAGTGGCTGTTTGAATAATTGGTTGGCGAAAGGTGAGTTCAAACTCGCGAGAATCCACCTCAATGTCTGCATCCTTAAAAGGAGGTTCAACGATGTTATTGTCACTAATCCGGTAATCAAAACGCAGGGTGCCATTACGAGGATTGATGGGCAGAGTATAATTACCCTCAAACCGATTACTGCCATCGGTATTGCTGTAGGCAAAACTTAACCTATCTCCCAGTCCCAGGAGGTTAGCTTCCGATATCTCGATACCGCGTTCAAGACTCCCGACAGCAGGGTTGCGGTTATTATCGAGCCTGAATTCGGTACTGAAGGTTTTTGCTCCCTGAATCGTCACCTCTAAGGAATTTGTACCTGGTTTAGTGCCAGCCGTCAGTTCAGCATCTAAACTTTCTATTAAAGGGTTGAGTTGCAGCAATTGCAGTGCTTCTTGCAGGCGGTTGACGTTGAGGGGTTTTGAGGTCGCTAAAGCAATGCGACTGCGGACATAGTTTGGGTTCAGCCGCCCTTTAGCAATATTAACCTTAATGTCTTCCAGACTACCTTCCAGTATCTGAATTTTGACAGTACCCGATTGGATTTCTTGACTGGGGATGTAAGCACCAGAAGTGATGTAGCCCTTTTTAATATAAAGCTCAGTGACTTTATTAGCCGCTTGCAGGAGTTGGTCAAAAGTGATGGGTTCTCCAATAAAGTCAGCCGTCACCTGGTTTAACTCTTCTTGCCTAAATACAGTGTTACCGACAAACTCAAACTTTTCAACGGTAACCATCCTGGGTACATTCTGGATTTCGTCAGGAGATGGAGGCGCTATCGGAGGAATCTGGAGTGGTTCTTCCTGTGGGGGAAGTGGAGTGGGCTGGGGTTGTTCTGGGGGAATTGGGGTAACGGGATTAATCGGCTGGGTTTGTTCTAAGGGAATTGGGATAGTGGGGTTAGTAGACTGCGCCCAAGCAGAGGGTGTGTTATGGAATATGAGCAGTAGAGGAAGTAGGCGTATAAAGAGGAGGGCGAGATGGGGGGATAGGAAGACATTATTGACCATGGCACGACGATGCGATCGCTCCAGCAGTGTAGTAGGTAACTATGGGGGCATTAGCAGTGAGAACAACAGTACCTTTTGGGTTAACATACCAGCCTCGGGCTGGAGGTGGTAGTGTTGCTGTATGCGTTTGCTTAATAGCCATCGTTGAAGGAGAGAGATTTTCTGCTTGGTTCGGCTCAAAACTTACTAAAGCTTGACTGCTGAGTAGCTCGTTGGGTTGGGGTGGCAATCCTCCGCGTCCGGTGATGGTAAACTCACTCCTATCCTGTTCTTTCTTTGCTGTACACGCCTGCACCACGACTTCTTCAGGTTGAACTATCTCTTGTGGCACATCAATCGCTTCTTGATTTGCTCCAACATCCGGTGTGATGAATTGTACTGCACCATCTAATCCTAGTTGGGAACTGGCAGTAATCTTGCATTCTGGGCAAACAAATAATCCTTGAGTGTTGATTTGGATGTTTCCTCCTCTCCCCTCGAAAGCATTGGCGGTGATTCCACTATTTTCCAGCAAGACAACAAAATCAGTGGGACTAGAGCCAGTAATGGTGATGTTGCCACCGTTACCAGTTCCACCTGCTTCTGCCGATATTTGACTGCCGTGGCGCATTTGTAAAGAATCTGTTTCAAGGATGATGTTACCACCTTCACCAGATTTAGTAGCAGCTGTGATACTACCTCCGTTGTCCAGCAAAATAGAGCGAGCGTTTACCCTAAAGTTTCCTGCATTACCTGACCCCTGATTTCTCACGGTCACTTGAC
This genomic interval from Scytonema hofmannii PCC 7110 contains the following:
- a CDS encoding terpene synthase family protein; its protein translation is MAMKNKVVTINISEIFDWRAVVQQHKPGQHSELQRQRLSMYQRVLPELEKWSTIFDLNIAEWSPIYGYDLAKGRVKSCAYYGICGVESIDYDLSLLLAKLCFWLYAMDIRLDESPSISYLDARAMEIMSPFKEQLIEQGILNFTSDLLAVPNKEDNSIDRRIAQALSEIYLSFKQLCHTRLSSSVQEFCLSNFVKEFTAVVKAMHWERKHSLLFQQFDRLGSGQDLQITLEEYLELARITTCYRFVASPVVAFETTPSSTWIQCEEAMRYGGRIVRLANDLATALREMEEGKINAVSIVLRDLGFNPFATYSLESPEIREALRLLKEQMEVELIQFNQQLKALPLSGPLVHNVVINVAFAIAMYEKGDFEAEVPY
- a CDS encoding CHAT domain-containing protein; protein product: MIVKKYRRIVVFILLILFGLVLTLSISAWMNISRAKAKSYIPEVKIENSSNRALQLAREGQQRYNAGQFDEAAKLWEEAAGAYKQMGDREGISKSLINRSQALQDLGLYPKACKTLLEAFAVKNPSCSQEQIESFLTNLSQQQNSISQTQAVGLRSLGEVLRRQGLLKQSKKVLQLSLSVMKESPEASAVLLSLGNTERALGKQIRDRWDYEVVTEIIDRKSQEAALAPYQEALKNYVQAATVTSALPISKIQAQLNHFKLLLEIEKWWEEQTNRRIASWSKFGEPQLVERARDFLTQLKVKLDRDVQAVQSQIESTLATLPLNRTAIYAQINFAQGLMQNKQTDKVEPILNSALQKALSLQDRRSETYALGYLGKLYQQQGQLSRALQMTRQALILVPGQNVTGDTREITYLWQSQLGSLLREQGDTKGAIAAYTGAFNTLQSLRNDLNANNRDIQFDFLQEVKPVYLELADLLLKSELSPNELSTIVVSNPSVTQEKVEANKPKSRLELARRVIESLQLAELDNFFQDPCSEETNIALQIDDLDPQAAVIYPIVFKNRLEVILSLPEKPLQKVAIPVNEEQVNDVLDRLYDNLDNVTVNTSARNILSTANPDPQELKENTQRVLPIFEQLYSWLIQPFETELNANKIKTLVFVLNGQLQRVPMAALYDGQKYLIEKYSVALVPSLQLVDSKLLKQKQLKVLAAGVSEQIKVQEEIFPALTNVPKELNEIKEAFPTSLKLLNQEFTAKTIQTQLKFNFPVVHLATHGLFSSNPEKNFIITGDGKSISINELSALLSEAEENLDLLVLSACETATGDERAVLGLAGTAVRSGARSTIATLWPVGDASTAEVMGKFYQDLKKPGEKKSDALKMAQLSLIEALKTKPPFEEIKALPPHPYYWASYVLVGNWQ
- a CDS encoding ShlB/FhaC/HecB family hemolysin secretion/activation protein, whose protein sequence is MVNNVFLSPHLALLFIRLLPLLLIFHNTPSAWAQSTNPTIPIPLEQTQPINPVTPIPPEQPQPTPLPPQEEPLQIPPIAPPSPDEIQNVPRMVTVEKFEFVGNTVFRQEELNQVTADFIGEPITFDQLLQAANKVTELYIKKGYITSGAYIPSQEIQSGTVKIQILEGSLEDIKVNIAKGRLNPNYVRSRIALATSKPLNVNRLQEALQLLQLNPLIESLDAELTAGTKPGTNSLEVTIQGAKTFSTEFRLDNNRNPAVGSLERGIEISEANLLGLGDRLSFAYSNTDGSNRFEGNYTLPINPRNGTLRFDYRISDNNIVEPPFKDADIEVDSREFELTFRQPIIQTATPQRSQEFALSFSAARRESSSSISGVDIPLFPGADDEGKTRISELNFAQEWLQRSRRDVLAARSEFSVGIGAFDATVNTNEPDSQFFLWRGQMLYLRRLGEANGKPGVSSNLLVRFNVQLAGDSLLSREQFSLGGQATVRGYRQDALLTDNGIFGSVEARLPILRVPEVEGTLQLTPFIDFGTGWNTNGGTPDPNTLLGVGFGLLWEMGDNFAARVDWGIPLIDINSKDRTLQENGVYFRLEYRPF